A region from the Maniola jurtina chromosome 20, ilManJurt1.1, whole genome shotgun sequence genome encodes:
- the LOC123875926 gene encoding uncharacterized protein LOC123875926, translating to MSEAEEVLNEILAKVAKEQGYEDCQISSKQISSGGANYTSFIYQASISAPNNEELKLFVKVAVAGEKMRSFAPFSIFEIESFGYNVLLKRYKELEEKYKVPEVHRLVTPKFYGHSQEYLREAIVLEDLSASGYTAYDRFKSVDWEYASKSVQNLAKLHALSIAWSIEDPEGFKATDTISKVDSLDGIMAYMDTVITTALEVTREENKERVSKFVRKIRDDKDYMLMFYKPIKRPVIGHGDYRPSNLMHKVNEDGTIDIISIDYQTLQRVNPILDLMYFIFNGSDKKFRDKHFKQTLELYYTELCAALRRLDLDPNEIYPREDFDYELQEVMPYGLVTAMFCLLLVTVEEADAPTVSKDIAITDFALTPSTLYKERLNDIVDDFVAMGII from the exons ATGTCGGAAGCCGAAGAAGTTCTCAACGAAATCCTCGCGAAAGTAGCCAAAGAACAAGGCTACGAAGATTGCCAGATATCTTCCAAGCAGATATCAAGCGGAGGAGCGAACTACACCAGCTTTATATACCAAGCCAGTATCTCAGCACCGAATAATGAGGAGCTCAAGTTATTCGTCAAAGTAGCAGTAGCGGGAGAAAAAATGAGGAGCTTTGCGCCTTTCTCTATCTTCGAAATAGAGAGTTTTGGATACAATGTGTTACTGAAGAGGTATAAAGAACTGGAGGAAAAGTACAAAGTCCCAGAAGTACATAGACTGGTAACTCCCAAGTTTTATGGCCACAGTCAAGAGTATTTAAGAGAGGCGATAGTTTTAGAGGATTTGTCAGCATCTGGATACACCGCTTATGACAGATTCAAGTCAGTGGATTGGGAGTATGCGTCGAAAAGTGTTCAGAATTTAGCGAAACTCCACGCCTTATCAATCGCTTGGTCTATCGAGGATCCGGAAGGGTTTAAAGCCACTGACACAATATCAAAGGTTGATTCTTTAGACGGCATCATGGCTTACATGGACACTGTCATCACAACTGCTTTAGAAGTTACTCGAGAGGAGAATAAGGAACGCGTTTCCAAGTTCGTCCGGAAAATAAGGGACGACAAAGATTATATGTTGATGTTCTACAAGCCCATAAAGCGGCCGGTGATAGGTCATGGCGACTATAGGCCGAGCAATTTGATGCACAAGGTTAACGAG GATGGCACCATCGACATAATTTCGATTGACTACCAAACGCTGCAGCGGGTGAATCCTATCTTGGACCTGATGTACTTCATCTTCAATGGTTCGGACAAGAAGTTCCGAGACAAGCATTTCAAGCAGACCTTGGAGTTGTACTACACGGAACTGTGCGCCGCTCTCCGGAGACTCGACCTCGATCCTAACGAGATATACCCGAGGGAGGACTTCGACTACGAGTTGCAAGAG GTTATGCCCTACGGGCTGGTAACGGCCATGTTCTGCCTGCTGCTGGTCACCGTGGAGGAGGCGGACGCGCCCACCGTCAGCAAGGACATCGCCATCACCGACTTCGCGCTCACCCCCAGCACGCTGTACAAGGAGCGACTCAACGACATCGTCGACGATTTTGTAGCAATGGGCATTATTTGA
- the LOC123875921 gene encoding uncharacterized protein LOC123875921 isoform X1 translates to MSTGNFILLENIQSTMSEAEEVLNEILAKVAKEQGYEDCQISSKQISSGGANYTSFIYQASISAPNKEELNLFVKVAAAGEKMRSIAPFRIFEIESFGYNVLLKRYKELEEKYKVPEVHRLVTPKFYGNSDEYLREAIVLEDLSASGYTAYDRFKSVDWEYASKSVQNLAKLHALSIAWSIEDPEGFKATDTMSMADSLDGIMAYLDTIITNALEVTREENKERLSKFVRKIRDDKDYMLMFYKPIKRPVIGHGDYRPSNLMHKVNEDGTINIISIDYQTLQRVNPILDLMYFIFNGSDKKFRDKHFKQTLELYYTELCAALRRLDLDPNEIYPRDNFDYELQEVMPYGLVTAMFCLLLVTVEEADAPTVSKDIAITDFALTPSTLYKERLNDIVDGFVAMGII, encoded by the exons ATGTCGACAGGAAATTTTATACTCCTGGAAAATATA CAGTCCACGATGTCGGAAGCCGAAGAAGTTCTCAACGAAATCCTTGCGAAAGTAGCCAAAGAACAAGGCTACGAAGATTGCCAGATATCTTCCAAGCAGATATCAAGCGGAGGAGCGAACTACACCAGCTTTATATACCAAGCCAGTATCTCAGCACCGAATAAAGAGGAGCTCAACTTATTCGTCAAAGTAGCAGCAGCGGGAGAAAAAATGAGGAGCATTGCGCCTTTCCGTATCTTCGAAATAGAGAGTTTTGGATACAATGTGTTACTGAAGAGGTATAAAGAACTGGAGGAAAAGTACAAAGTCCCAGAAGTACATAGACTGGTAACTCCCAAGTTTTATGGCAACAGTGACGAGTATTTAAGAGAGGCGATAGTCTTAGAGGATTTATCAGCATCTGGATACACCGCTTATGACAGATTCAAGTCAGTGGATTGGGAGTATGCGTCGAAAAGTGTTCAGAATTTAGCGAAACTCCACGCCTTATCAATCGCTTGGTCTATCGAGGATCCGGAAGGATTTAAAGCCACTGACACAATGTCAATGGCTGATTCTTTAGACGGCATTATGGCTTACTTGGACACTATCATCACAAATGCTTTAGAAGTTACTCGAGAGGAGAATAAGGAACGCCTTTCCAAGTTCGTCCGGAAAATAAGGGACGATAAAGATTATATGTTGATGTTCTACAAGCCCATAAAGCGGCCGGTGATAGGTCATGGCGACTATAGGCCGAGCAATTTGATGCACAAGGTTAACGAG GATGGCACCATCAACATAATTTCGATTGACTACCAAACGCTGCAGCGGGTGAATCCTATCTTGGACCTGATGTACTTCATCTTCAATGGTTCGGACAAGAAGTTCCGAGACAAGCATTTCAAGCAGACCTTGGAGTTGTACTACACGGAACTGTGCGCCGCTCTCCGCAGACTCGACCTCGATCCTAACGAGATATACCCGAGGGATAACTTTGACTACGAGTTGCAAGAG GTTATGCCCTACGGGCTGGTAACGGCCATGTTCTGCCTGCTGCTGGTCACCGTGGAGGAGGCGGACGCGCCCACCGTCAGCAAGGACATCGCCATCACCGACTTCGCGCTCACCCCCAGCACGCTGTACAAGGAGCGGCTCAACGACATCGTCGACGGTTTTGTAGCAATGGGCATTATTTGA
- the LOC123875921 gene encoding uncharacterized protein LOC123875921 isoform X2: MSEAEEVLNEILAKVAKEQGYEDCQISSKQISSGGANYTSFIYQASISAPNKEELNLFVKVAAAGEKMRSIAPFRIFEIESFGYNVLLKRYKELEEKYKVPEVHRLVTPKFYGNSDEYLREAIVLEDLSASGYTAYDRFKSVDWEYASKSVQNLAKLHALSIAWSIEDPEGFKATDTMSMADSLDGIMAYLDTIITNALEVTREENKERLSKFVRKIRDDKDYMLMFYKPIKRPVIGHGDYRPSNLMHKVNEDGTINIISIDYQTLQRVNPILDLMYFIFNGSDKKFRDKHFKQTLELYYTELCAALRRLDLDPNEIYPRDNFDYELQEVMPYGLVTAMFCLLLVTVEEADAPTVSKDIAITDFALTPSTLYKERLNDIVDGFVAMGII; encoded by the exons ATGTCGGAAGCCGAAGAAGTTCTCAACGAAATCCTTGCGAAAGTAGCCAAAGAACAAGGCTACGAAGATTGCCAGATATCTTCCAAGCAGATATCAAGCGGAGGAGCGAACTACACCAGCTTTATATACCAAGCCAGTATCTCAGCACCGAATAAAGAGGAGCTCAACTTATTCGTCAAAGTAGCAGCAGCGGGAGAAAAAATGAGGAGCATTGCGCCTTTCCGTATCTTCGAAATAGAGAGTTTTGGATACAATGTGTTACTGAAGAGGTATAAAGAACTGGAGGAAAAGTACAAAGTCCCAGAAGTACATAGACTGGTAACTCCCAAGTTTTATGGCAACAGTGACGAGTATTTAAGAGAGGCGATAGTCTTAGAGGATTTATCAGCATCTGGATACACCGCTTATGACAGATTCAAGTCAGTGGATTGGGAGTATGCGTCGAAAAGTGTTCAGAATTTAGCGAAACTCCACGCCTTATCAATCGCTTGGTCTATCGAGGATCCGGAAGGATTTAAAGCCACTGACACAATGTCAATGGCTGATTCTTTAGACGGCATTATGGCTTACTTGGACACTATCATCACAAATGCTTTAGAAGTTACTCGAGAGGAGAATAAGGAACGCCTTTCCAAGTTCGTCCGGAAAATAAGGGACGATAAAGATTATATGTTGATGTTCTACAAGCCCATAAAGCGGCCGGTGATAGGTCATGGCGACTATAGGCCGAGCAATTTGATGCACAAGGTTAACGAG GATGGCACCATCAACATAATTTCGATTGACTACCAAACGCTGCAGCGGGTGAATCCTATCTTGGACCTGATGTACTTCATCTTCAATGGTTCGGACAAGAAGTTCCGAGACAAGCATTTCAAGCAGACCTTGGAGTTGTACTACACGGAACTGTGCGCCGCTCTCCGCAGACTCGACCTCGATCCTAACGAGATATACCCGAGGGATAACTTTGACTACGAGTTGCAAGAG GTTATGCCCTACGGGCTGGTAACGGCCATGTTCTGCCTGCTGCTGGTCACCGTGGAGGAGGCGGACGCGCCCACCGTCAGCAAGGACATCGCCATCACCGACTTCGCGCTCACCCCCAGCACGCTGTACAAGGAGCGGCTCAACGACATCGTCGACGGTTTTGTAGCAATGGGCATTATTTGA